Below is a genomic region from Cloeon dipterum chromosome 2, ieCloDipt1.1, whole genome shotgun sequence.
TCAGTTTGCCAAAGGAATGGAAATCGACCCTGAGGGTCGGTTGTGGGTGCTTGATCAAGGTAGCGACGATTGTCCAagcaaaatttggatattcAACCTGCTCAACAACAAAATCGAGCGCGTTCACCAGTTCCCGAACACAGTCGTCTCTAATTCATATTCAAAAAGGTACCTGCGTGATATCGTGCTGGACAAAACCCCAGACGATTACCTTGCGTACATCGCGGAGTATTATTCTGAGCACATAATCGTGTACAACCGAGAAACCGACAAATCCTGGTCAGTCAAAACACCAGGGAGAAAATGGTTTTCCTTGGCCCTCTCTCCTAACAGCGAAGCGAGACAGTTGTACCTGATAAGATATATTTCCAATGAACTCTATTCAGTGTCTGTTTCTGAGCTGAAGAATGAAGGCGGAAGCGCTGCTGTCAAATTAATCGGCAAATGGACTGAATATAACCCTTACAGAATGTTAATCGACGGCGCCAATGTCTTGTATGTCGCATTTTGGTACGAGAATTACCTCtccaaatggaatatttcggaGCCCTTTCGCGAGCA
It encodes:
- the LOC135935972 gene encoding protein yellow-like, with translation MNVWSSHSSAMSPLFSAIFLLGLCLANAFNFTTVYEWDKFDFISNGQIKPIFDPNYVYLRYMAVYGERLFLSLDKNPGIPATLVWLPTSGTSTSPPKLAPFPSWHLHKKDNCDSIQFAKGMEIDPEGRLWVLDQGSDDCPSKIWIFNLLNNKIERVHQFPNTVVSNSYSKRYLRDIVLDKTPDDYLAYIAEYYSEHIIVYNRETDKSWSVKTPGRKWFSLALSPNSEARQLYLIRYISNELYSVSVSELKNEGGSAAVKLIGKWTEYNPYRMLIDGANVLYVAFWYENYLSKWNISEPFREQRFHQVIFP